The following are encoded in a window of Methanobrevibacter ruminantium M1 genomic DNA:
- a CDS encoding TATA-box-binding protein, with protein sequence MTDVDIKIENIVASASIGKDIVLTEVAKALEGVDFNREQFPGLVFKLQDPKTAALIFSSGKLVCTGAKSIDDSKLAIKKTVDLMRTIDTEIPHEFDIKIQNIVASANLQSTLNLEAVALELENTEYEPEQFPGLVYRLSDPKVVLLLFGSGKVVCTGAKTKQDARLGVENAKARLSELDLI encoded by the coding sequence TTGACCGATGTTGATATAAAAATAGAAAACATTGTGGCTTCTGCTAGCATTGGTAAAGACATTGTTCTTACTGAAGTTGCAAAAGCATTAGAAGGCGTCGATTTCAATAGAGAACAGTTTCCAGGTCTAGTTTTTAAACTTCAAGACCCTAAGACTGCTGCTTTAATTTTTAGTTCCGGCAAACTTGTTTGTACTGGCGCTAAATCTATCGATGATTCAAAGTTAGCTATTAAGAAAACTGTCGACCTTATGAGAACTATTGATACCGAGATTCCTCATGAGTTTGATATTAAAATTCAAAATATTGTTGCTTCTGCAAATTTACAATCCACATTAAATTTAGAAGCAGTTGCTTTGGAATTGGAAAACACCGAGTACGAACCTGAACAATTCCCAGGTTTAGTGTACCGTTTATCTGATCCTAAAGTAGTTTTATTATTATTCGGTTCCGGTAAAGTTGTTTGTACCGGCGCTAAAACCAAACAAGACGCTAGGTTAGGTGTTGAAAACGCTAAAGCTAGACTTAGCGAATTGGACTTAATATAA